CTGTTCACCCAGCTGGCCTGGTTGACCGACCTGGCCGGAGGAAAGCTGACGTCCGACGACCTGGCCTCGGTCGACTTCAGCAGTTCGGAGGCGCAGCGCGCCCTCACCTGGTACCTGGACTACGCGAAGGCGGGGATCGGGCCGACCGTGCTCAACCCCGATCCGAACGGCTGGGACGGCCCGACCTTCCAGGCCGGCCGGATGGCGACCACGCTCAGCGGCTACTGGCTCGGTGGCCTGTTCGCCGGCGACCCCAAGTCCGCCAAGGTGGCGGGCTTCGCGCCGGCGCCGCAGTTCGACACCAGCCGACGGATCAGCCCGTGCTTCGGCGCGACCGGCCTGTGGATGCCCAAGGCGAGCAAGAACAAGGACGCCGCTTGGGCGGTGATGGAGTGGTTCCTGGCCGGCGATCCCGCGAAGGCGCGGGCGACGGGCGGCTGGGGCATTCCGCCGCTCAAGTCATTGCAGAAGCTGATGCCGCAGAAGCTGCCGTACCAGAAGCAGGCCTACGAGGTGCAGATGGCGGAGCAGCAGCATTTCTCGGTCACGTCCTCCACGCCGTACCTCCGGCAGGACGCGATCAACGCGATCATCACCCGTGAGTTGCCCAAGGCAATCAAGGGCACGATGACAGCCGGCCAGTTCGCCGACACGCTGAACTCGCAGATCAACCCGCAACTCGCCGACGGAAAGAAGCGGTTGCGGTGAGCTCCGCGCTGACCGACGTACGGCGTTCCACCGTCGCGG
This Kribbella sp. NBC_00482 DNA region includes the following protein-coding sequences:
- a CDS encoding ABC transporter substrate-binding protein; the protein is MTTTNAGLSRRRFLAIGSAAAGGALAVGCSPASSTNTPAAAPGTGSAAKGTVTVMSQSGEFGPKEAKAAGQALGLTVKTVEYDLTKLTAMLASGNPPDVVRGMGATDTPYLVARQVAENLDPYFAKSTLIKADDIDPVNDLWRYDGEKQGSGPRYGFAKDYSQDCTIWFNSALYDAAKVTHPSATTPLLLDDLLDEGKRLVKRQGAKVSVYGLNPNGLGLFTQLAWLTDLAGGKLTSDDLASVDFSSSEAQRALTWYLDYAKAGIGPTVLNPDPNGWDGPTFQAGRMATTLSGYWLGGLFAGDPKSAKVAGFAPAPQFDTSRRISPCFGATGLWMPKASKNKDAAWAVMEWFLAGDPAKARATGGWGIPPLKSLQKLMPQKLPYQKQAYEVQMAEQQHFSVTSSTPYLRQDAINAIITRELPKAIKGTMTAGQFADTLNSQINPQLADGKKRLR